In one Saccharibacillus brassicae genomic region, the following are encoded:
- a CDS encoding glycoside hydrolase family 13 protein has product MLLEAIEHRPKLNWAYTVDNETIHLRIRTKKKDVERVFVIGGDKYAWDRTREETSMRLFASDALFDYWECEIKPPYRRLKYGFRLESGTQQVWMNEDGFHHTERETSDDFYEIAYINPEDILQTPDWAKNAVFYQIFPERFANGDKSRDPENVQPWGGKPEVDSFFGGDLEGVRQHLDYIADLGVNAIYFTPIFKAPSNHKYDTEDYMQLDPHFGDIDTLKKLIAECHGRGIRVLLDAVFNHSGKTFKPFVDVKEKGEQSQYKDWFHVREFPIDVKDGIPTYETFSFEPNMPKFNTGHPEVKKYLLEAARYWIGEIGFDGWRLDVADEVDHKFWREFRSVVKEANPEAYILGELWHEATPWLQGDQFDSAMNYPFTYAVRNFVALGQTDALKFSHSLATQLARYPLPVSQAAFNLLDSHDTERMLTVAGGDKNKLKLSVAIQMTYPGTPCVYYGSEIGIDGGADPDCRKCMEWETSKQDLDLHAFYRKMIALRLEHSALRTGSFDVLHAEEGGRAIAYRRQDDAGTFVVALNASESAQSIEVDASEAAAWSVLYAGGADTESQSEGSLDANSGKLTIELPAYGYTVLRAQ; this is encoded by the coding sequence ATGCTGCTTGAAGCGATTGAGCACCGGCCGAAGCTGAACTGGGCCTATACTGTGGACAACGAGACGATCCACCTGCGGATTCGCACGAAGAAAAAAGACGTGGAGCGCGTATTCGTGATCGGCGGAGACAAATATGCGTGGGACCGTACCCGCGAAGAGACGTCCATGCGCCTATTTGCGTCCGACGCTCTGTTCGATTATTGGGAATGCGAGATCAAGCCGCCTTATCGCCGTCTCAAATACGGTTTCCGGCTGGAAAGCGGAACGCAACAAGTCTGGATGAACGAAGACGGCTTCCACCATACGGAGCGCGAGACGTCCGACGATTTCTACGAGATCGCCTACATCAATCCGGAAGACATTTTGCAAACGCCGGACTGGGCCAAAAACGCTGTCTTTTACCAGATCTTCCCCGAGCGTTTCGCGAACGGCGACAAATCCCGCGATCCGGAGAACGTGCAGCCGTGGGGCGGCAAGCCGGAAGTGGACAGCTTCTTCGGCGGCGACCTGGAAGGCGTGCGCCAACATCTGGACTACATCGCGGATCTCGGCGTCAACGCGATCTATTTTACCCCGATCTTCAAAGCGCCGAGCAACCACAAATACGATACCGAAGACTATATGCAGCTCGATCCGCATTTCGGCGATATCGACACGCTGAAGAAGCTGATTGCGGAATGCCACGGCCGCGGTATCCGCGTGCTGCTCGACGCCGTGTTCAACCATTCGGGCAAAACGTTCAAGCCGTTCGTCGACGTGAAGGAAAAAGGCGAACAATCGCAGTACAAAGACTGGTTCCACGTCCGCGAATTCCCGATCGACGTCAAGGACGGCATCCCGACGTACGAGACGTTCAGCTTCGAGCCGAACATGCCGAAGTTCAACACGGGCCACCCGGAAGTCAAAAAGTATCTGCTCGAAGCGGCCCGCTACTGGATCGGCGAGATCGGCTTCGACGGCTGGCGGCTCGACGTGGCGGACGAAGTGGACCACAAGTTCTGGCGCGAATTCCGCAGCGTCGTCAAGGAAGCCAATCCGGAAGCGTACATTCTGGGCGAACTGTGGCACGAAGCGACGCCGTGGCTGCAGGGCGACCAGTTCGACTCCGCGATGAACTATCCGTTTACGTACGCGGTTCGAAACTTCGTTGCGCTCGGTCAGACGGACGCGCTCAAATTCTCCCATTCGCTCGCGACGCAGCTGGCGCGCTATCCGCTGCCGGTCAGCCAGGCCGCGTTCAACCTGCTCGACAGCCATGACACGGAGCGCATGCTGACGGTAGCCGGCGGAGACAAAAACAAGCTCAAGCTGTCCGTCGCCATTCAGATGACGTATCCCGGCACGCCGTGCGTCTACTACGGCAGCGAGATCGGTATCGACGGCGGCGCGGACCCGGACTGCCGCAAATGCATGGAGTGGGAGACGTCGAAGCAGGATCTGGACCTGCACGCGTTCTACCGCAAGATGATCGCCCTGCGTCTGGAGCACAGCGCGCTGCGCACCGGCAGCTTCGACGTGCTGCACGCCGAAGAAGGCGGCCGCGCGATCGCGTACCGCCGGCAGGACGACGCGGGCACGTTCGTCGTCGCTCTCAATGCGTCGGAATCGGCGCAGAGCATTGAAGTGGACGCAAGCGAAGCCGCAGCGTGGAGCGTGCTGTACGCGGGCGGCGCCGATACCGAGTCGCAGTCGGAAGGCAGCCTGGACGCGAACAGCGGCAAGCTGACGATCGAACTGCCGGCCTACGGTTATACGGTGCTGCGGGCGCAGTAA
- a CDS encoding response regulator transcription factor — protein MTKKTVLYIEDERQIGEWVVRNLEERGYGVVWLESGDGASAAAGDCDAAVLDIMLPGLDGFTVGQRLKRDHPSLPVMMLSARTSIDDKLEALRFADDYLTKPFHPDELAARIEVMLRRSAPAEPEARAIGHLLVYERESRIVDAQSGEEIALTGKQFHIFMYFLRHLGQILTKEQIYEAVWGEPYLDGDKTLMVHIRYLREKIEIDPGSPAIVETVRGIGYRVRG, from the coding sequence GTGACCAAAAAAACGGTGCTGTATATCGAAGACGAACGGCAGATCGGCGAGTGGGTCGTGCGCAATCTGGAAGAACGGGGCTACGGCGTCGTCTGGCTCGAAAGCGGGGACGGGGCGTCCGCCGCCGCGGGAGACTGCGACGCGGCGGTGCTGGACATCATGCTGCCCGGCCTGGACGGATTCACGGTCGGCCAGCGGCTCAAGCGCGATCATCCGTCGCTGCCGGTCATGATGCTGTCGGCGCGGACGTCGATCGACGACAAACTTGAGGCGCTGCGTTTTGCCGACGATTATCTGACCAAGCCGTTTCATCCGGACGAATTGGCCGCCCGCATCGAAGTGATGCTGCGCCGCAGCGCGCCGGCCGAGCCGGAAGCGAGAGCGATCGGGCATCTGCTCGTATACGAACGCGAGAGCCGGATCGTCGACGCGCAGAGCGGTGAAGAGATCGCGCTGACCGGCAAGCAGTTTCATATCTTCATGTATTTCCTGCGCCATCTCGGCCAGATTCTGACGAAGGAACAGATCTACGAAGCGGTATGGGGCGAACCGTATCTCGACGGAGACAAGACGCTGATGGTCCATATCCGGTATTTGCGCGAGAAAATCGAAATCGATCCCGGCAGTCCGGCGATCGTCGAGACGGTCCGGGGCATCGGTTACCGGGTGAGAGGATGA
- a CDS encoding sensor histidine kinase: protein MKFRDSLMARYLMLIGFAVFLLPIILIFVTLLYLGYTYLIWQPRAAEIDPKKNVSTWALESDWHELAAGLDGAGAAEIVEAMRKFRAANPLVSVVATDGQGRTIVTDPPQPDIPEVWTPGWTAEFMKRSTGVNAPDFTVVAFVGEQEDGLSDARQGILAARVSREWTASSVPDQNARLPQIVAISLFVLLLVLFAVLSWTFFYRIRRRLVRLQAAMTSYDGDGMPIPIGPDPQHDEIAALGGTFDEMVSKLRAGREREREEEELRKKLIANLSHDLRTPLTVIRSHAYSLEAEPLGERGRESLALMERKLDDLGGLIDNLLSYTLIAAGRYPMRMEDADVLRIVRTAAAQWYPVFEKEGMEVDADLPDEALVWRVDREWFVRILDNLFQNAVRHAKEGRYVGLALGAEGQGGRRPLLVRDKGPGLPGPAGAGSEASAEISRPLESEAPPRRNPAEGAGIGLSIVELMIREMGMDWSIESGAGGTVIAIWPPGAAGDSARSDG from the coding sequence ATGAAATTCCGCGACTCGCTGATGGCCCGCTACCTGATGCTGATCGGGTTCGCCGTTTTTTTGCTGCCGATCATTCTCATCTTCGTCACGCTGCTCTATCTCGGCTACACGTATCTGATCTGGCAGCCCCGCGCGGCGGAGATCGATCCCAAGAAAAACGTATCGACCTGGGCTCTGGAGAGCGATTGGCACGAACTGGCCGCCGGGCTGGACGGAGCCGGCGCCGCCGAGATCGTCGAAGCGATGCGCAAATTCCGCGCCGCCAATCCGCTCGTGTCGGTCGTCGCGACGGACGGGCAAGGCCGGACGATTGTGACCGATCCGCCGCAGCCGGACATTCCCGAAGTGTGGACGCCCGGCTGGACAGCCGAGTTCATGAAGCGTTCGACGGGCGTTAACGCGCCCGATTTTACCGTGGTCGCTTTTGTTGGGGAGCAGGAAGACGGCCTGAGCGACGCACGGCAAGGCATACTGGCCGCCCGTGTCTCCCGGGAGTGGACGGCTTCGTCCGTGCCCGACCAGAACGCCCGGCTGCCGCAGATCGTGGCGATCTCGCTGTTCGTGCTGCTGCTCGTGCTGTTCGCGGTGCTGTCCTGGACGTTCTTCTACCGGATTCGCAGGCGGCTCGTCCGGCTGCAGGCCGCGATGACGTCCTACGACGGCGACGGCATGCCGATCCCGATCGGCCCCGATCCCCAGCATGACGAGATCGCGGCGCTCGGCGGCACGTTCGACGAGATGGTGTCCAAGCTGCGGGCGGGCCGCGAACGCGAACGCGAAGAAGAAGAACTGCGCAAGAAGCTGATCGCCAACCTGTCTCACGATCTGCGTACTCCGCTGACCGTCATTCGCAGCCATGCGTATTCGCTCGAAGCCGAGCCGCTCGGCGAACGCGGGCGCGAATCGCTGGCGCTGATGGAGCGCAAGCTGGACGATCTCGGCGGATTGATCGACAATCTGCTGTCGTACACGCTGATCGCCGCCGGGCGCTATCCGATGCGGATGGAAGACGCGGACGTGCTGCGTATCGTGCGCACGGCCGCCGCGCAGTGGTATCCGGTGTTCGAGAAGGAAGGCATGGAAGTCGATGCCGACCTGCCGGACGAAGCGCTGGTCTGGCGCGTCGACCGGGAATGGTTTGTCCGCATTCTGGATAACCTGTTCCAGAACGCGGTGCGCCATGCGAAGGAAGGGCGCTATGTCGGCTTGGCGCTCGGCGCGGAAGGCCAAGGCGGGCGGCGCCCGCTGCTGGTGCGCGACAAAGGCCCGGGGCTGCCGGGGCCGGCGGGCGCGGGGAGCGAAGCCTCGGCCGAGATCAGCCGGCCGCTTGAATCGGAAGCGCCGCCGCGCCGCAACCCCGCCGAAGGAGCGGGGATCGGCTTGTCGATCGTGGAGCTGATGATCCGCGAGATGGGGATGGACTGGAGCATCGAGAGCGGCGCAGGCGGCACGGTGATCGCGATTTGGCCGCCCGGCGCGGCGGGCGATTCGGCCCGGAGCGACGGCTGA